The genomic region TGATGACTGCGGAACCAGCCACGCCAAGGGAGATCAATGCATCTCCCATCATATGCAGGAAGGCAGCCCGCACGTTTAAATCATGTTTACGGCCCGACATGAACATGATGGCGGTACCTAAGTTGATGACCACACCAATTAGCGAAACCACAATGACAACTTTTCCCTGAACCGGATCAGGGTGCATGATGCGCAGCAAGGCCTCCCATGCAATGCCGCCAGTGACCAGCAATAGGACAACCGAATTCAGCAAGGCGGCAAGAATGGAGCTGCTGCGTAGTCCGTAGGTGAAACGCCCTGATGGTTGACGTTTCACCATGATGCTCGCGCCCCAGGCGATTAACAGCCCCAACACGTCGCCGAGGTTGTGTCCGGCATCGGCCAGCAGGGCAACGGAGTTGCTCATGACGCCAAAAAGCGCCTCTGCGACAACAAAGCCACCATTCAATATCAAGCCGATAATAAACGCACGCCCGAAGTCTTTCGGCGCATGAACATGGCCTATGCCGTGGCCATGATCGTGACAATGGGAGTGATCGTGTGAGTGATCGTGTGAGTGATCGTGTGAGTGATCGTGTTGGTGTGGTTTTTGCCCGCGGGTCACAGGGTGTGGGGGCGAGCTTCTGCGATAGTGTGTAGAGGAGTCTGTCATGGTGGCATACTGCTTTCGGTAATCGGGCAATACGAGTATCAAACACGTGGTAGTTACTACAGAGTCAAGTATGCCAGCTATTACCGAAAGTGCATCCTCATGCGCGATGTTGCAGATTCACATAGAATCAGCCCATTCCAGCTTATTAATCCAAGGTCGCATGTGATGGATGGACTGCCCGAGCAGGCTCTCGAACGGGTCGCGCGTTACTTTCAGACACTGGCCGAGCCAACGCGTCTGCGCATTCTGAATGCGCTCAGACATACGCCGCACAGCGTAGGCGAGTTGGCCACTGTATGCGAATGCTCCATTGCCAATGTTTCCAGGCATCTGGCGCAATTGGCAAGGCAGGGCATGGTGATCAGAGAAGAGCGGGGCACCAGTGTGTTCTACAGCATTGCCGATCCTGCGATCTACGCATTGTGCGATATCGTCTGCGGGAGTATTGCGCGGCAACACGCTGATTTCTCGCGAATGATGGATGCCGGTGACGAATAGTTGATGCGGTCATTTGTATGTTTGTCATCAAGCCGATAAGCGGCAGGGAATCAGTCATCTGGATTGGTCTATCATGTCAGGGTGAATGTCTTTGGCCCGTGCGTCATGAACAGCCCGGAATCCACTTCTTCTTTTGCTGAATTCGATCAGGGAGGTTTCCCTGTCAGCCTCGACTTGCGTCGAGCAATCGATCGTGCCGTTCACGCTGTGGTGTCAGAGGTCTTTTTGATACAAGGCTTTGGCCAGTGTGCGACATATGCGGTTGTGGGGGCGGGTGTACTGAGCAAAGTACTCAACCAACCCTATCGCGCGGTAAGTGGCGGGGAAATCATTGATTGCGGGAATGGCAACTATCTATCCATGTTCCCGGATCGAAAAGCGCGCCGGGATGCCAAAAAGCTGTCCGACCTGCGCGAGTACCACTGCTGGATAGAGTGCGGACGTCAGGTAGCAGGTGTTGGACGCAGAATCGAGTTGGTAGATTTAACCTGCAGACATGATCAACTGACTGCAGAGCATTTCGGCGTGCATTTCTCCAGACGCTACGTGAACAGTTTCACGTGGGACTGGAAAGATCAGATCGAGGCCTCCTTCCCGGCCATCCTGCGCGACAATCCATTAATGAGTGGTCGACCCAAGGCGTGGTACTGGGAAGATAGTCGATGTACTAAATTGCTTCAGCAGTGGCATCAGGCAGAACCTGTGATTGAGCGTGTGATGATTCCGGCGGCACTCGATGCTTTCCGACAGATCTTCTGTAACAGCGATCTTCAGATAAGCGGTCAGTAAGGTCGTCATTCATCTGCAATGACGGAGACAGGCGCGCAGACGCATAAGGTGCTGCGACCAGTCGGCTACCTTTATCCGCCTCAGACTCCTCCCCTAATTACCAATGCCGTGCTTGGCCTTCAGGCGCGCAAGTGTGCCGTCGGACTGCATGCCTTGCAATGCAGTAGCAATGCGATCCTTTTGCGAGAACAGAGGAGAGCGCTTGCCGATCATGATATGAAACGGCAAGGTATCGAGTACCAGTGGCAGCTCGACCACCTCCGCGCGCACCCCCCTGTCACGTATCATCCAGCTCGCGGTTTCATGCAAGTCTGGTATCAAATCAATTCGACCAATCAGCAGCTTATCGATGCTTTCCGTGAAATCGCGGGCTGCATCGACCTTGTACCCAGTTAAGTGGGCTTGCACCCAGCCTGAGCCAAAATAGGCGCCAATACGAAAGGGGCGCGCATCTTCGAGCTGTTTGATTTTATAGAACGATTTAAGCTCGGGGTGCGAGCGTAGCGTATAGAAGCGAAGCTGTTCGACCTGTATCGCGGGGGAGATTTTGTCGCTGTATGCCAGCCGATCGGTAGTAGGCGCGGTGACCATTAAATCGGCCTGGCCATTGGCGACCATCGCCTGCGCACGTTTCCAGGGCATACCCTGATGCTTGAGAGATATCCCGGCGCGTTTTGCGACGGCTTCGTTCAATACGTCAACGAAGTAACCCTTAACCTGGTCGTGCTGTCCAAAGGAATAGGGTGCAAATTGCTCAAAATACACTGCCAGACCGGATTGTGCCGATGCAGTGACGGCCAGAATTGTAAGCGCAATCCTGATCTGCCAGTGAATGAAATGGGCGCCGTTTTTCACATCAAGTTGCCATATCGTGATACTTCTTTATACACGGTTACGAAAACCTTGACATGCCGTCGGGCGATCAGGGAATGCGGTAGCTTTGCTGTGTTACGACATCGACACCACATTCGAGCAGTTCAACCCAGTCGATAAAGCGATTGACCATATCGTAACCTTCGAATCGGCAGCCATGCTGCGGCACGATCATGCGGATATCCAGGTCGCGCACCATACTGGCCCACAGTCTGCACACCTTGCCTGAGACCATATAGCGCCTGTGGAATTTGTCCATGTATCGGATATGGGCATCGAAATCCTGGACCGGCAGCTCAGCACGATCAGGTGGTACCAGCGAGGTGCCCAGGTCACCGGAGAACAAGATTTTCGAGACAGGGTCGTAGAACTGGAAATTACCTTCTGCGTGCAGAAAGTGCGCAGGAATCGCCAGCACTTCTGTCTTGCCCAGGCGCATGCGCATCCCTTCGTCCGGGATGCCGATGATTCGTCCGGTCAAGTCTTTGCCAGACGTGAAGTGCGGCAGAAAACGTGTCCATAGCTGAGAGATCATGACTCGGCAAGGCGTTGCAATGAGCCACTTGTTCAGCGAGGCAATGATGTCTGGGTCGGCATGCGACGCGAAGATGTAATCCAGATTGCGCGATGAGAAATGCTTCTGCATATCCATCAACAGACCGTTGTAGGTCATGTTGCCACCCGGATCGATCAACGCGCCATGCTCATTGTTCACGATCAGAAACTGGTTACTCTGAACGACTGCACCGTCGTCTTCAGAGACCAAATCGTAGAACGCATGCACGATATGGTTCCCGTCGTTATAGAGCTCTACAGCCATGGGGAATCCTGCGAGTAAAAGACGCGATTATCAGTGCAGGTGTAGCTGGCGTCCAGATGTCTGCTTGAATTCGTGTACGAAAATTCGGACGATCTTTACCCGGAGGGTCACATGATGCGTCTTAACATGAACATGAGTACGATGAGCAGGCCAGTTCCGGTAAGAAATCCGCTAATTGTCAGAGGCCCCAATTTCTTACCATTGCGTAGCGTCCCTTTACGCTTAACGGGACCGCTCAAGGGCTGGGAAATTTTACACGTAGGGTTGATTGGCATTTGCAGACGCTTGATCAGCCGCTGTTGTTCCTCTTGTTTGCGAATTGCTTCCAAATCAGCCCTGGAGGGCTTTTTCCCAGTCTCAAGCCAGTCTTGCTGCATGAGTTTCTCCATCCATTAAATACATATTTACGACACATGCTTTGAATGCGCTGTTTAGTGCAGCGTCCAGCATGGGGTGGGACAAATGAATAACAAAGTTGCCATAGCGATCATGTATGACCAAGTCAGACATTATACACTATATTTTCAGCAATCATTTCAATGTACTATGTATTGAAGACAATATGATGAATGATTGCTTATGAATATGTGTCGCTTGTTACTGATAAAATTAGGAATTGACAGAATCACGTAAATACCACGTGCGCTTTACTATTTTATTAATCGTGTAGTGGATTAATTGATTTATGGTATTACATATTAATGAATTAATAATATTCCATAATTTATTGTGCATGCGTACTAATAAGTCGCTAAAAGATCGATTTGATCAATCAAATGATGTTGCTTGCTCATCACTTGAAATCTGCTGATGCTGCCCCGATCTACCCGCTATCTTTCTGTCACCCACGGGTAGAACACCATGAGCAAGCAAACCCTCGGCTTTCAGACCGAAGTCAAACAACTGTTGCAACTGATGATTCATTCCTTGTACTCCAACAAGGAAATCTTTCTGCGCGAGCTGGTGTCCAATGCCAGTGATGCCTGCGACAAGCTCAAGTTTGAATCGCTGAACAACGATGCGCTCTATGAGGGCGACGGTTCCCTGCATATCGATGTGTCCTTCGACAAGGATGCGCGCACCATTACGATACGCGACAACGGCGTCGGGATGACACGCGATGAAGTGATCGCCAACATCGGTACCATTGCGCGTTCAGGCACCAAAGCTTTCTTCGAGCAGTTGTCCGGCGATGCCAAGAAGGACGCCAATCTGATCGGTCAATTCGGTGTGGGCTTTTATTCCGCCTTTATCGTCGCCGACCGCGTGACGCTGACTACCCGCCGCGCAGGCGCATCAAAAGAACAAGCCGTTCGCTGGGAGTCTGAAGGCGCAGGTGAATTCACGCTGGAAGAGGTGACCCAGGACGTGCGCGGCACTGAAGTCGTACTGCATCTGAAAGATGGCGAGGACGAATTCCTCGATGACTGGCGCCTGAAGTCCATCATCCGCCGCTACTCCGATCACATCACCCTGCCGATCCGCATGAAGAAGGGCAATAGCTACGGCGAAAACGGCGAAGTGATCGTGTCTAATGAGCTGGAAACCATCAACAAGGCATCGGCTTTGTGGGCGCGCAGCAAGAACGACATTACCGAAGAAGAGTACAAAGCCTTCTACAAGCATGTTGCTCACGACTGGGAAGATCCGCTGGCGTGGAGCCATGCCCGCGTCGAAGGCCGTCAGGAATACACCGAGCTGCTCTATGTGCCAAAGCGTGCGCCATTCGATCTGTACGATCGCGAGCGTCGTCATGGCGTGAAGCTGTTCGTGCGTCGCGTATTTATTATGGAAGATGCGGAAAAATTGCTGCCGCAATACCTACGCTTTGTGCGCGGGGTCATCGACAGCAATGATCTGCCGCTGAACGTCAGCCGCGAAATCCTGCAGCACAGCAAGGATATCGACACCATCAAGGCTGGTTGCGTCAAGAAGGTGCTGGGCCTGCTCGAAGATATCGCCGAAAACCGCACGGAAGAGTATGCATCCTTCTGGACCGAGT from Burkholderiaceae bacterium DAT-1 harbors:
- the htpG gene encoding molecular chaperone HtpG encodes the protein MSKQTLGFQTEVKQLLQLMIHSLYSNKEIFLRELVSNASDACDKLKFESLNNDALYEGDGSLHIDVSFDKDARTITIRDNGVGMTRDEVIANIGTIARSGTKAFFEQLSGDAKKDANLIGQFGVGFYSAFIVADRVTLTTRRAGASKEQAVRWESEGAGEFTLEEVTQDVRGTEVVLHLKDGEDEFLDDWRLKSIIRRYSDHITLPIRMKKGNSYGENGEVIVSNELETINKASALWARSKNDITEEEYKAFYKHVAHDWEDPLAWSHARVEGRQEYTELLYVPKRAPFDLYDRERRHGVKLFVRRVFIMEDAEKLLPQYLRFVRGVIDSNDLPLNVSREILQHSKDIDTIKAGCVKKVLGLLEDIAENRTEEYASFWTEFGKVLKEGVGEDTGNKDRIAGLLRFASTHADSDVQNVSLKDYVARMKDGQDKIYFVTAETFAGAKNSPHLEIFRKKGIEVLLLSDRVDEWLVSSLTEFDGKQLASVAKGGLDLGTLEDETEKKEQEAKADAFKDLVGQVQATLGDKVKEVRITHRLTDSPACLVADEHAMSGNLERLLKSVGQDVNASKPILEINPDHVLVSKLKAEQAGERFSEWTHLLFDQALLAEGGTLEDPAGFVKRMNRLIVDLG
- a CDS encoding MBL fold metallo-hydrolase, which codes for MAVELYNDGNHIVHAFYDLVSEDDGAVVQSNQFLIVNNEHGALIDPGGNMTYNGLLMDMQKHFSSRNLDYIFASHADPDIIASLNKWLIATPCRVMISQLWTRFLPHFTSGKDLTGRIIGIPDEGMRMRLGKTEVLAIPAHFLHAEGNFQFYDPVSKILFSGDLGTSLVPPDRAELPVQDFDAHIRYMDKFHRRYMVSGKVCRLWASMVRDLDIRMIVPQHGCRFEGYDMVNRFIDWVELLECGVDVVTQQSYRIP
- a CDS encoding metalloregulator ArsR/SmtB family transcription factor, whose translation is MDGLPEQALERVARYFQTLAEPTRLRILNALRHTPHSVGELATVCECSIANVSRHLAQLARQGMVIREERGTSVFYSIADPAIYALCDIVCGSIARQHADFSRMMDAGDE
- a CDS encoding cation diffusion facilitator family transporter; the protein is MTDSSTHYRRSSPPHPVTRGQKPHQHDHSHDHSHDHSHDHSHCHDHGHGIGHVHAPKDFGRAFIIGLILNGGFVVAEALFGVMSNSVALLADAGHNLGDVLGLLIAWGASIMVKRQPSGRFTYGLRSSSILAALLNSVVLLLVTGGIAWEALLRIMHPDPVQGKVVIVVSLIGVVINLGTAIMFMSGRKHDLNVRAAFLHMMGDALISLGVAGSAVIMLVTGWIWLDPLVSVFISLVIIVATWGMLKDAINLALHGVPPTISTATVSDFLAAQPGVAGVHDLHIWAMSTTETALTAHLRMPAGYPGSAFVHAISHALQARFGISHTTIQIEVSDSDAECSLAPHHVV
- a CDS encoding transporter substrate-binding domain-containing protein, which gives rise to MKNGAHFIHWQIRIALTILAVTASAQSGLAVYFEQFAPYSFGQHDQVKGYFVDVLNEAVAKRAGISLKHQGMPWKRAQAMVANGQADLMVTAPTTDRLAYSDKISPAIQVEQLRFYTLRSHPELKSFYKIKQLEDARPFRIGAYFGSGWVQAHLTGYKVDAARDFTESIDKLLIGRIDLIPDLHETASWMIRDRGVRAEVVELPLVLDTLPFHIMIGKRSPLFSQKDRIATALQGMQSDGTLARLKAKHGIGN